Proteins encoded by one window of Acidobacteriota bacterium:
- the leuC gene encoding 3-isopropylmalate dehydratase large subunit, translated as MPKTLFAKIWDDHVVHQESGRPDLLYIDRHLVHEVTSPQAFEGLRQAGRGVRRPGLTTATVDHNIPTVDQKLPIADLIARKQVETLRRNCREFGVTLYDLDSRNQGIVHVIGPELGLTRPGLTMVCGDSHTSTHGAFGALAFGIGTSEVEHVLATQCLIQSRPRTMRVHFSGRLSAGVTAKDVILYMIRTLGTDGAVGHVIEYAGPAVEGFSMEERMTLCNMSIEAGARAGMVAPDETTYEYLEGRPFVPRGRDYQEAVGRWRLLPSDPQAEFHRDVDLDVDSLAPQVSWGTNPAMVVDVTGVVPDPEAFDEEADRESGRRALDYMDLDPGTPVQRVRVDRVFIGSCTNSRIEDLRSAARIARGRKVDQQVYAMVVPGSQRVKGQAEAEGLDRIFIEAGFDWRESGCSMCLGMNPDVLQPGQRCASTSNRNFEGRQGKGGRTHLVSPAMAAAAAIQGRFVDIRDWL; from the coding sequence ATGCCCAAGACCCTCTTCGCGAAGATTTGGGATGATCACGTGGTTCACCAGGAATCCGGGCGGCCGGACCTCCTCTACATCGATCGCCACCTGGTGCACGAGGTCACTTCGCCCCAGGCCTTCGAAGGCCTGCGTCAGGCGGGACGAGGGGTCAGGCGTCCCGGCCTGACGACGGCAACGGTGGATCACAACATCCCCACCGTCGATCAGAAGTTGCCCATTGCCGACCTCATCGCCAGAAAGCAGGTGGAGACGCTGCGCCGGAATTGCCGGGAGTTCGGGGTCACCCTCTACGATCTGGACAGCCGGAATCAGGGCATCGTGCACGTGATCGGGCCGGAGCTGGGCCTGACCCGTCCGGGGCTGACCATGGTCTGCGGCGACAGCCACACGTCGACCCACGGCGCCTTCGGAGCCTTGGCCTTCGGAATCGGCACCAGCGAGGTGGAGCACGTACTGGCCACCCAGTGTCTGATCCAGAGCCGGCCGCGGACCATGCGGGTCCACTTTTCCGGCAGGCTCTCTGCCGGCGTGACCGCCAAGGACGTGATTCTCTACATGATTCGCACCCTGGGGACGGATGGCGCGGTGGGACATGTCATCGAGTACGCCGGGCCGGCGGTCGAAGGCTTCTCCATGGAGGAGCGGATGACGCTGTGCAACATGTCCATTGAGGCGGGGGCCCGGGCCGGAATGGTCGCGCCCGACGAAACCACCTACGAGTACCTGGAGGGACGCCCGTTCGTCCCGCGGGGAAGGGACTACCAGGAGGCGGTGGGCCGGTGGCGGCTCCTCCCCAGCGATCCCCAGGCCGAATTCCACCGGGACGTGGACCTGGACGTGGATTCCCTGGCGCCCCAGGTGAGTTGGGGGACCAATCCTGCAATGGTGGTGGACGTGACGGGCGTGGTTCCCGATCCGGAAGCCTTTGACGAAGAAGCGGACCGGGAATCGGGACGGAGAGCCTTGGACTACATGGATCTGGATCCGGGAACTCCGGTGCAGAGGGTTCGCGTGGACCGGGTTTTCATCGGGTCCTGCACCAATTCCCGAATCGAGGACCTGCGCAGCGCCGCCCGCATCGCCCGGGGACGGAAGGTGGACCAGCAGGTCTATGCCATGGTGGTTCCCGGTTCCCAGCGAGTGAAGGGACAGGCCGAAGCGGAAGGACTGGACCGGATCTTCATCGAGGCCGGGTTCGACTGGCGGGAGTCGGGTTGCAGCATGTGCCTGGGCATGAACCCCGACGTCCTTCAGCCCGGACAGCGCTGTGCTTCCACCTCGAACCGGAATTTCGAGGGCCGCCAGGGGAAAGGCGGACGGACCCACCTGGTGAGTCCCGCCATGGCGGCGGCGGCGGCGATTCAGGGAAGGTTCGTGGATATTCGAGACTGGCTCTGA
- a CDS encoding MFS transporter, translating into MGDSESASPSRAGVFLRTFQAFRYRDFRLMWTGACTSAIGTWMQTTAQSWLVLTLTNSPFYLGLIGFLSQMPIVLLALVGGAAADRVDRRKLLLFSQYGQMVSAFILTLLVFAGEVELWHFLVLVTVVGTAQAFGAPAFAALIPGLVKRRDMANAVALNSIQFNLALVIGPVLAGLIMTSYGAVACFGLNGLSFVAVICSLYLIKSSFRPAARKETVWEGIRNGLRFVRARKALWQLSFLGFVLTFSALPMTMLLPVYARDIYGMGPEGYAGMMTCSGIGAVVGALISANLGWMTRRGRFSIQVQVVLALLLALFAVSTNLYLGLLLLFLCRVCLMVLFASVMTLVQEATTEEMRGRVLSIFNLAMRGGMPVGNLVAGLLASRVSAPFALLVGSVLMGGVAVYCLLLRVRVTRL; encoded by the coding sequence ATGGGAGACTCGGAATCGGCTTCTCCATCCCGGGCCGGCGTTTTTCTGCGAACCTTTCAGGCCTTCCGGTACCGCGATTTCCGCTTGATGTGGACCGGCGCCTGCACCTCCGCCATCGGGACCTGGATGCAGACGACGGCCCAGTCCTGGCTGGTCCTCACCCTGACAAACTCCCCCTTCTATCTGGGTTTGATCGGTTTTCTGTCTCAAATGCCCATCGTCCTGCTGGCCCTTGTGGGAGGAGCCGCCGCCGATCGGGTGGACCGGAGAAAGCTTCTGCTCTTCTCCCAGTACGGCCAGATGGTCTCGGCGTTCATCCTGACGCTTCTGGTCTTCGCCGGCGAGGTCGAGCTGTGGCATTTCCTGGTCCTGGTGACGGTGGTGGGGACCGCCCAGGCGTTCGGTGCTCCGGCCTTTGCCGCTCTGATTCCCGGCCTGGTGAAACGCCGGGACATGGCCAACGCGGTTGCGCTGAATTCGATCCAGTTCAATCTCGCTCTGGTCATCGGACCGGTCCTGGCCGGGTTGATCATGACCTCCTATGGCGCTGTCGCCTGTTTCGGACTCAACGGGCTCTCCTTTGTGGCGGTGATCTGCAGCCTCTACCTCATAAAGAGCAGTTTCCGGCCCGCCGCCAGGAAGGAGACGGTCTGGGAAGGGATCCGGAACGGCCTCCGTTTCGTACGGGCCCGCAAGGCGCTCTGGCAACTGAGTTTTCTGGGTTTCGTCCTGACTTTCAGCGCCCTTCCCATGACGATGCTCCTGCCGGTCTACGCGCGGGACATCTACGGCATGGGGCCCGAGGGGTATGCCGGGATGATGACCTGCTCGGGCATTGGAGCGGTGGTGGGGGCACTGATTTCGGCCAACCTGGGATGGATGACCCGCAGAGGCCGGTTCAGCATTCAGGTCCAGGTCGTCCTGGCCCTGCTGTTGGCCCTGTTCGCCGTCTCCACGAACCTCTACCTGGGGCTGCTGCTTCTCTTCCTCTGCCGAGTCTGCCTGATGGTGCTCTTTGCCTCCGTCATGACGCTGGTCCAGGAAGCCACGACGGAAGAGATGCGCGGGCGAGTCCTGAGCATCTTCAATCTGGCCATGAGGGGAGGGATGCCGGTCGGAAATCTGGTGGCAGGACTGCTGGCCTCCCGGGTCTCCGCACCCTTCGCCCTTTTGGTAGGAAGCGTACTGATGGGAGGAGTCGCCGTTTACTGTCTCCTCCTGCGGGTGCGGGTCACACGGCTGTAG
- the bcp gene encoding thioredoxin-dependent thiol peroxidase: MIEIGKPAPDFSLKNQADQDVRLSDFDGQWVVLYFYPRDNTPGCTVEACEFTEGVEEFAALDAVVLGCSPDTTRKHRNFIDKFDLKISLLSDPDHEVMEEYQAWGEKKMYGRTFMGVKRSTVIIDPSGIVAHHWRSVRAKGHAGKVRDKLETLRSA, encoded by the coding sequence ATGATCGAAATCGGAAAACCAGCCCCTGACTTCAGCCTCAAGAACCAAGCGGACCAGGACGTCCGCCTCAGTGACTTCGACGGCCAGTGGGTCGTCCTCTACTTCTATCCCAGGGACAACACGCCCGGCTGCACCGTCGAGGCCTGCGAATTCACCGAAGGCGTGGAGGAATTCGCGGCACTCGATGCCGTGGTCCTGGGTTGCAGCCCCGACACCACCCGCAAGCATCGCAATTTCATCGACAAGTTCGACCTGAAGATTTCCCTCCTTTCGGATCCCGATCACGAGGTCATGGAGGAATACCAGGCCTGGGGCGAAAAGAAGATGTACGGCAGGACCTTCATGGGCGTGAAACGCTCCACCGTGATCATCGATCCGTCCGGCATCGTGGCTCACCACTGGCGCAGTGTCAGGGCCAAGGGACACGCCGGGAAGGTGCGGGACAAGCTGGAGACATTGAGGTCCGCCTGA
- a CDS encoding thioredoxin domain-containing protein: MKYASHRTTRRGGVLLILAATALAGCLGVSMGAQPEKGRVLARVNGVAVTEDEVRQAAASDLKKLRLTRLQYEAKHKQKVHDAVESNLDRLVGLKLLEQEAKRRSLPVQELLRLEVSVGMKPATDQEVAGFYQSNRKKLKKSLEEMSGEIRRYLSRQRYQKRYQAFVDRLKAANQVESLLEPNRVEIRTLSSPSLGPMDAPVTLVEFSDFQCPYCARLAPVVKKIAGEYPGKVRVVFRQFPLRSIHAHAQKAAEASLCAFDQGRFWEMHDALFGDIKKLGPGDLTTKAKKLNLDPEAFNQCLESGKYAATVQQDLEDGMAAGVSGTPAVYINGRVLKGSKPYESIKKLVEEELQRAGVHRP, encoded by the coding sequence ATGAAGTACGCATCACACCGGACCACCCGCCGGGGTGGAGTCCTTCTTATTCTGGCGGCCACGGCGTTGGCCGGTTGCCTTGGGGTATCGATGGGCGCCCAGCCGGAAAAGGGCCGTGTGCTGGCCCGGGTCAACGGAGTGGCCGTTACGGAGGACGAAGTCCGCCAGGCCGCGGCCTCCGACCTGAAGAAACTCCGCTTGACCCGTCTACAGTACGAGGCGAAGCACAAACAGAAGGTCCACGACGCGGTCGAGTCGAATCTGGATCGGCTGGTGGGCCTGAAACTGTTGGAGCAGGAAGCCAAGCGGCGGTCGCTCCCGGTGCAGGAGTTGCTGCGGCTGGAAGTGAGCGTCGGCATGAAGCCGGCCACCGATCAGGAGGTGGCCGGTTTTTACCAGAGCAACCGGAAGAAGCTGAAAAAGTCCCTCGAGGAGATGTCCGGAGAGATTCGGCGATATCTGAGTCGGCAGCGGTACCAGAAGCGCTATCAAGCATTTGTGGACCGTCTCAAGGCAGCGAACCAGGTCGAGTCGTTGCTGGAGCCGAACCGGGTGGAGATCCGGACGCTTAGCAGTCCGTCTTTGGGCCCGATGGACGCGCCGGTCACCCTGGTGGAGTTTTCCGACTTTCAATGCCCCTACTGCGCGCGTCTCGCCCCCGTCGTGAAAAAGATCGCTGGCGAGTATCCAGGGAAGGTCCGGGTGGTCTTCCGGCAGTTTCCCCTGAGAAGTATCCATGCGCACGCTCAGAAGGCGGCGGAGGCTTCCCTGTGCGCATTCGACCAGGGCCGGTTCTGGGAGATGCACGACGCTCTCTTCGGCGACATCAAGAAGTTGGGGCCCGGGGACTTGACGACCAAAGCCAAGAAACTGAATCTGGATCCGGAGGCATTCAACCAGTGTCTGGAGTCGGGCAAGTATGCGGCCACCGTCCAGCAGGATCTGGAGGACGGAATGGCGGCCGGAGTCTCAGGGACGCCGGCGGTTTACATCAACGGCCGGGTGCTGAAGGGTTCCAAACCCTACGAAAGCATCAAGAAATTGGTTGAGGAGGAACTGCAGCGGGCGGGGGTCCATCGTCCCTGA
- a CDS encoding HupE/UreJ family protein yields MIRASPLALSWWGCLAWLVVSSSQLHAHQGSVGYWSIQVEPAQVRSTIRISILDLNFLPELDANRDGVLEYEEVSARREDIQSRLLETFRILSGEQTADTHVKNFRILDSGELELSLDHRFQETPGELQLESAFHKLTDDRHQTFCQVNMDGELTQYVLDVGRPVERIEVLTGWAGLARRAGRFLVLGVEHILTGYDHLAFLLGLIILGGTLKSLVGVVSSFTIAHSLTLILATLDLVILPTRFVEAAIALSICYVALENMFVREVQYRWVITFFFGLIHGFGFSNVLREMQLPRSGLAVSLLSFNLGVEVGQLAILLLLFPAVLYLSRRRWHPVAINLASALMLGLGGFWFVQRVI; encoded by the coding sequence TTGATCCGGGCGTCTCCCCTCGCATTGAGCTGGTGGGGTTGCCTGGCCTGGCTGGTTGTTTCCTCGTCTCAGCTTCACGCACACCAGGGCTCGGTGGGTTACTGGTCGATTCAGGTGGAGCCGGCCCAGGTGCGGTCCACGATTCGTATTTCCATTCTGGACCTGAACTTTCTTCCCGAATTGGATGCGAACCGCGACGGGGTTCTCGAGTATGAGGAGGTCTCCGCGCGGCGTGAGGACATCCAGTCCCGGCTCCTTGAGACTTTCCGAATTCTGAGCGGAGAGCAGACGGCAGACACCCATGTGAAAAACTTCCGGATCCTGGACTCGGGGGAGTTGGAATTGTCCCTGGACCATCGATTTCAGGAAACACCGGGGGAACTTCAACTGGAATCCGCCTTCCACAAGCTCACCGACGACCGCCACCAGACCTTCTGCCAGGTCAACATGGACGGGGAGCTCACCCAGTACGTTCTTGATGTCGGCCGGCCGGTGGAGAGGATCGAGGTGCTGACGGGATGGGCCGGTCTCGCCCGCCGGGCAGGCCGTTTCCTGGTTCTGGGAGTGGAGCACATCCTCACCGGCTACGATCATCTGGCTTTTCTGTTGGGGCTGATCATTCTGGGAGGCACCCTGAAGTCGCTTGTGGGTGTCGTTTCCTCGTTCACGATTGCTCACAGCCTGACGCTGATTCTGGCCACACTGGACTTGGTCATCCTGCCCACCCGATTCGTGGAGGCGGCCATTGCGTTGAGCATCTGCTATGTCGCTCTCGAGAACATGTTCGTGCGGGAGGTGCAGTACCGCTGGGTCATCACCTTCTTCTTCGGACTGATTCACGGATTCGGGTTTTCCAATGTGCTGCGGGAGATGCAGCTTCCCAGGTCAGGGCTGGCCGTCTCCCTCCTCTCGTTCAATCTGGGCGTCGAGGTGGGACAACTCGCGATCCTTCTCCTCCTTTTTCCCGCGGTCCTCTACCTGAGCCGGCGGCGCTGGCACCCGGTCGCCATCAATCTGGCCTCCGCCCTGATGCTGGGTCTGGGGGGGTTCTGGTTCGTGCAGCGGGTGATCTGA
- a CDS encoding 2-isopropylmalate synthase, which translates to MSEKIYIFDTTLRDGEQSPGCSMNLQEKLKMARQLERLNVDIIEAGFPIASQGDFEAVQAIAAEVREPTIAGLCRANRMDIERAWEALQRAYKPRIHTFIATSDIHLKHKLRRSRTEVLEASVEAVKIARDLCEDVEFSAEDATRSDIDYLVEVFDAVLEAGATTVNIPDTVGYSVPGEYGALIQILRSRLSHHEHAIFSTHCHNDLGLAVANTLTALERGCRQVECTINGIGERAGNASLEEIVMMLRTRGSILPFHTDIVSEELYAASRMVVNLTGSFVQANKAIVGKNAFAHEAGIHQDGMLKNAQTYEIMTPQSVGLKSSSLVLGKHSGRHALLRKYQDLGYELSRDELHRAYFFFTKLADQKKEIFDEDLITIIQDGIKTIPDTYKLKYVHAQGGNQQLASAVVQLQQGDDEFVATAHGDGPIDAIYKAIDQITGITGRLLDYNVSAVSRGKDALGEVFVRTRFGGIGYTGKAASVDVIDASARAYLNAVNKALYEAGRLEREAPRSASA; encoded by the coding sequence ATGTCGGAAAAAATCTACATCTTCGACACCACGTTGCGTGACGGCGAGCAGTCTCCCGGATGCTCCATGAACCTTCAGGAGAAGCTGAAGATGGCCCGTCAGCTGGAACGGCTGAACGTGGACATCATCGAGGCCGGGTTCCCCATCGCTTCCCAGGGAGACTTCGAGGCGGTGCAGGCCATTGCCGCCGAGGTGCGGGAGCCCACCATCGCCGGTCTGTGCCGGGCCAATCGAATGGACATCGAGCGGGCCTGGGAGGCCCTGCAGCGAGCGTACAAACCCCGGATTCACACCTTCATCGCCACTTCGGACATCCACCTGAAACACAAGCTCAGAAGATCCCGGACCGAAGTGCTGGAGGCCTCGGTGGAGGCCGTCAAGATTGCCCGGGACCTTTGTGAGGACGTTGAGTTCTCCGCCGAGGACGCCACCAGGAGCGACATCGACTACCTGGTGGAGGTGTTCGACGCTGTCCTGGAAGCGGGCGCCACGACGGTCAACATCCCCGACACGGTGGGCTATTCCGTTCCCGGTGAGTACGGGGCTTTGATCCAGATCCTCCGCTCCCGCCTCTCCCACCACGAGCACGCGATTTTCAGCACCCACTGCCACAACGATCTGGGGCTGGCCGTGGCCAATACGCTGACCGCGTTGGAGCGCGGTTGCCGCCAGGTGGAATGCACCATCAACGGCATCGGCGAACGGGCGGGGAATGCCTCACTGGAAGAGATCGTCATGATGCTGCGGACCCGGGGCAGCATCCTGCCCTTCCACACCGACATCGTCTCGGAGGAGCTCTACGCGGCGAGCCGCATGGTGGTGAACTTGACCGGAAGCTTCGTCCAGGCCAACAAGGCCATCGTGGGCAAGAACGCCTTCGCGCACGAGGCGGGAATCCACCAGGACGGGATGCTCAAGAATGCCCAGACCTACGAGATCATGACTCCCCAGTCGGTGGGTCTCAAGAGCAGTTCGCTGGTGCTGGGCAAGCACAGCGGACGCCACGCCCTCCTTCGGAAGTACCAGGATCTGGGCTACGAACTCTCCCGCGACGAATTGCACCGAGCCTATTTCTTTTTTACCAAGTTGGCGGATCAGAAGAAGGAAATCTTCGACGAAGACCTGATCACCATCATCCAGGACGGAATCAAGACGATTCCGGACACCTACAAGCTCAAGTACGTTCATGCGCAGGGCGGGAATCAGCAACTGGCATCGGCTGTGGTCCAGCTCCAGCAGGGTGACGACGAGTTCGTCGCCACCGCCCACGGCGACGGCCCCATCGATGCCATCTACAAGGCCATCGACCAGATTACGGGGATCACCGGCCGGCTGCTGGATTACAACGTCAGCGCCGTGAGCCGGGGCAAGGACGCCCTGGGTGAAGTCTTTGTTCGAACCAGGTTCGGCGGAATCGGATACACGGGGAAGGCCGCCAGCGTCGATGTCATCGATGCCAGCGCCCGCGCTTATCTGAACGCCGTCAACAAGGCTCTGTACGAAGCCGGCAGGTTGGAGAGGGAGGCGCCGCGCAGCGCCTCGGCCTGA
- the leuD gene encoding 3-isopropylmalate dehydratase small subunit: MEPYRRETGKVATLDRANVDTDQIIPKQFLKRIERSGFGRFLFHDWRFLEDGSLDPRFELNQSHFRGATVLLTGSNFGCGSSREHAPWALLDYGFRTVIAPSFADIFYNNCFKNGMLPIRLPGRQVRDLFRRVRENPDYTLTVDLESCTLRDGLGLRLEFPVEPFRRHCLLEGLDEIGLTLRHEDKISRYEAARSL; this comes from the coding sequence ATGGAACCCTACCGGCGGGAAACGGGCAAGGTGGCCACCCTGGATCGGGCCAACGTGGACACCGACCAGATCATTCCCAAGCAGTTCCTGAAGCGGATCGAGCGAAGCGGGTTCGGCCGGTTTCTCTTCCATGACTGGAGGTTCCTCGAAGACGGGAGCCTCGACCCCCGTTTCGAGTTGAATCAGTCCCATTTCCGTGGCGCCACCGTGTTGTTGACGGGCAGCAATTTCGGCTGCGGGTCCTCCCGGGAACATGCCCCCTGGGCGTTGCTGGACTACGGATTCCGGACCGTAATCGCGCCCTCGTTCGCCGACATCTTCTACAACAACTGCTTCAAGAACGGGATGCTGCCCATCAGGCTCCCGGGGCGGCAGGTGAGGGACCTCTTCCGGCGCGTCCGGGAAAACCCGGACTACACCCTGACGGTGGACCTGGAGAGCTGCACCCTCCGGGATGGCCTGGGTCTGAGACTGGAATTCCCGGTGGAGCCGTTCCGCCGGCACTGCCTGTTGGAGGGGCTCGACGAGATCGGGCTCACCCTCCGCCACGAGGACAAGATCAGCCGATACGAGGCGGCTCGCTCCCTCTGA